TACAAATATACACAACAAACATTAGTTGCTCCATATGGTCATCACACTTGCTATTTTCAgaccttaattttttatttgcagGCAATGTATTTAtctaaaaacttgaaaaatcaaCCAAACTTTTATATAGTGTTTGTAAAGCTGatcagagaaaaataacaaaattagttATTGtcataagcatatatatatgaaaattcaaGGAAAACTTAGTTCATTAAAAATTAGCAAATGTCATGAAAAAATTTCATTCATACTTGCAACAATAAGAAAGCATAAATATATTGGAATGAACCTCAGAAAGAATGTGCAAGACACATAATCAAGCCAGCAGCCAAAATTTATTGAGAGATAGTTTTAAAATAGTTcaagaaaatggcaatatttgttttactttatgaCGTGGTTAGGACATGTTTGCTAAGTAAATGTTTGTTCACTAAAAGACCGTGTTTCTCAGGAGGAGGTGACCTTGACAGTCTCCTATTGCACACTCTGATTTCCCTTCTCACTGAGGCTTACTACCTCATCACGTGCTTACATGTCCCTTGCTCACTTACAAAGAGAGAAGTTGCTTAACTTCATTAACGATCAAGATTTAAAACATACTGTCTCaatgttagagaaaaaaattgttattttttctgGCCATCTGAGTCAAAAATGCAATTATAGACTTGTACTTAGAGGTCAAAGGTAAAGACAAATTGTCCtgtcaaagctatttttaaaaaaacacttaaatCTACACTTTATTCAAATCTCCTTATTCCTGTACCCACCACCCAGCCCCGCTGGTTGcaggaatttcatttttatttatttatggctgtgagACTTGTGACATCTTATTaaatagttccccaaccagggatccaagcAGgatcctgcagtgaaagcatggagtcccaatCAGTGAAACTCAAGGGAATTCCCAGATCTCCTTAGTTTTTACCCAAAGTTGTTTTTCTGTCCTGGGATGCCATTTAGAATGGCACAGTACCTTTAATTTCCATGTTTCCTTAGGCACCTCAAGGCTGTGACAATTTCTCAGTAGTAGACTTTTTATGTTCTTATCAGtggtattattttgaaatgtcaaTTTCCAATTTTTATTACTAATGTCAAAAGATGTGATTGATTTTAATATTGATCTTTTTTCAGTGaccttgttaaatttattttaaaatttcaatagtTTATATGTCCTTTTGTATTTTGTATGTACACAATTACATCATCtttagatagaaaaaaaattatctgagaCAGCAAGGGATTTGAACAGACCTCTTacaaagaaaatatctaaattgtcaataagcatatgaaaatgtgCTGAACCTTATTAATAACTAGCAATATGAATTAAAACTCTAATAAGATATCACTCCGAttcactagaatggctaaaattaagaaGACTGGCAATACCAAGTGTTGAAAAGAAAGTAATACAACTGACATCCCATACTCTTGAtagtgagaatataaattggtgtaaactttgaaaaatatgtttGTCATTATCTACTAAATCTGAACATATGCACATTCTATGAGCCAATTACTTcatcctaggcatatatccaacAGAAGGCTACATAAATGTGCACCAAAAGATGCAAACAAGGATTTTCATAGCCAAAATTAATTATGCCGACATAAAGTCCGTGAAGGCAATCGAAAGAGACCTATTAGGAAGCACCTCATGAACACAATAGCAGGAAGTGGGAGGAGgacaaagagaagaaagcaggagTTCTTGTTTGCAATTCTGCACCCATCCCCTTCTTCCGGTTCCTCACTCTGGTCTTTCTTTCCAGTCTCTACAGCCATGAGAGCGCCTGGGCAGGACTtttccctgcttcagttcccaaTAACATTTGGGCCCATTCTTCTGTCCAGGGCACAACTTAGTGCCCTCTCTGCCTAAAGACTTCTCGAATGAAGTACAAAGCCACACTCTGGCATTCAAAAGCATCCCGAATATATCTTGAGCTGATTTTCCCACCATTGATCCCCTTGGTTCTTCACTCATAACTCATCCACAATTTGAAGCTCCTTCTACGTGGTCCCTGCAAACTCGGCAATTCTCCTGGCTCTGTGTAAGCTGCTCTCTCCATCTTGAGCTGTGCTCGCCACCATGAACCATCACCACAGGAGGCCAAGTGAGCACTTGACTAGCCCAATCTTAGCTGTACTATGACTGCAAAAGTATGCACAGTATTTTGAAGGAACTATGAAAGAGAGGAATGTAACTATctcattattaatttatattggTATATGTTGGAATGATAACATTTGGATATTTTGTGTTCAATAAAACACACTGTTAAAATTAacttcacttgtttctttttaatcttttgacatggctactagaaaaatttaaattgccTGTATGGCTCCCATGATATTTCTTCTGAGCAGTGCTGAATACATTCTCTGGTAGCATATTGGAAAATCacagaaagaacaaataatgTTTAGTTGcacaaattaaatataattgcTATTAAAATGTTAGTATATTtcctttagtttattttttttctatatactttTACATAGTGGCATTGTATCTACAATTTTAtgccctgcttttgaatataactaggtgctttttattttctaatgataccaaaaaatatattccttatagaaaaaattttaatgtgagaAAAGAAAGGGTAAAAATttagtaacatttaaaaaattctttgacaCTAGATTATGAAAATACCTAAGAATCCTATCTCACAGATATTCTTTCATTATGGAGAAATTTTCATGTACAAACAGTTCTAAAGgaacaaaatgaagaggaaagaatttTCCTACTTGCTGCATCCTTACCTTAATATGCAAAATCAGATATTTAGATTATTCAAagtatgtacaaaataaatatacattgccCCTCAGTTATGGTCAAAAGGCATCCTACAAGAGAAATCATGAACTTTTATGTGTGGCCTGTATAACATTCATTTGCCTGCACAGAGATAAGACTTAATCTTTACTTTGGTATATTCTGGATAATTTGAGATTGCCAAATAAAGCAATAAATTAAAGTTGATAAAGATATGCAATATCTTGCTGCTTATGGTTAAGGCCTAAAAAAAACTCACGCAAACTTACCTTATACAAAAAAAACTCATGCAAACTTACCttatacaaaaaatacaaaaattattttctacaatTGTTAAACTCTTAGAAATAAAGACCCTTTCACAAAAAGAACCCTGTAATAATTCAGTACAAATTGattaggcattttttttttttagcatttagcAATTCACTGaaaatttacaaaaacattagaaaTTCTCCCAGACTGTATATCTTTTCCCCTAATACATATAAAATCAAAAAACAAggagctaaaaagaaaaagagttttagAGGTAACTAATCAACACAGGAGAACTAAAAAGGAAACTGGAAAGTGGGAAATTCCTCTCCAATAGAAAGAATGGAGGGCCATGCTATATAAGTAGCCCACACTCAAGGAGGAAGGCCATTCACTCTGCAAATCCTTGAAGACTCAGCTTCAGTACCTACTAGCAGAACAGGCAGCCCTGTGCCTGATTTCACCATGACCCACCGGTGCCTCCTCCAGATGGTTCTCCTGCTGTGTTTCTCCACCACAGCTCTTTCCAGGAGCTACAGCTTGCTTCGATTCCAACAAAGGCGGAGCCTTGCGGTATGTCAGAAACTCCTGAGGCAGTTACCTTCAACTCCTCAACATTGCCTCGAGGCCAGGATGGACTTCCAGATGCCTGAGGAGATGAAGCAAGCACAGCAGTTCCGGAAGGAAGATGCCATATTGGTCATCTATGAGATGCTCCAGCAGATCTTCAATATTCTCAccagagacttctccagcactggCTGGTCTGAGACCATCATTGAGGACCTCCTTGAGGAACTCTATGAGCAGATGAATCGTCTGGAGCCAATCCAGAAGGAAATCATGCAGAAGCAAAACTCCACTATGGGAGACACGACTGTTCTTCACCTGAGGAAATATTACTTCAACCTCGTGCAGTACCTGAAGTTCAAGGAGTACAACAGGTGTGCCTGGACAGTTGTGCGAGTGCAAATACTCAGGAATTTTTCTTTCCTGACGAGACTAACAGGTTACCTCCGTGACTGAACATCTCCCACCTGTGGCTCTGGGAAGGGACAATGTGACTTTGAGGTGATACTCTTCACCCAGCAGAGGCTCTTGAAGTAACTGACAATGCAATGCACTGGATTTCAATGGATAGTTAAAGACtgtaagctatttttaaattgatttatgcattatttatttatttaaacttttatataggaaataaattatttatgaaacaaaattgAACATGGCAGTTTTAATGTCAACTTGATTGATGTgacaacatatattaaaaattggCGAGCACCCTGGAGACATTTATTGCAAAACAAGCCTGCAGAATAGTAGTTTCCAGCCCCTGCCTTTGAGGAATTTAAAATAGAAGACATGTGGAATGTCCAAGTTACAGGCATATTCTCCATGGATCGGTACAGTTTACCTGCTCTTGTCTCCTTCACTTCTTTAAATGTATCAGACAGCTCATGCTGTAGGGCCCCGCAATATGATGTGgggttcttttgtctttttttcaacTGGGGGAAAATGTACACCACCTTACATTTGAGAGTCTTACAAAGTAAGCCTTCTTGATGCCAATAAATCTGGGGCAAATTCCATTCAGTTTATAAAATTCTTaactacagaaaatgaaaaattctgacCTTCTAAATGTCCTTAGTTTCTTGTACACTTCAACCCTTATTTCTAACAATGTAGTCCTGGGAAAGAGGTTTCAGGAACATGAGTTAAAAATTACTTAAGACGGTCACGGGGTCATTAAAAACTGTCAGATATGGtaatccctcaattaaaaattagTGAAAAGTAATTTTGAGGGGTAGCCCTCCCATCGCCCCATAGCGGACAGTGTCATCGCGGCCACTGTGTTCCACTTTGTACCCAACGCCC
Above is a window of Bos indicus isolate NIAB-ARS_2022 breed Sahiwal x Tharparkar chromosome 8, NIAB-ARS_B.indTharparkar_mat_pri_1.0, whole genome shotgun sequence DNA encoding:
- the LOC109562674 gene encoding interferon beta-2, encoding MTHRCLLQMVLLLCFSTTALSRSYSLLRFQQRRSLAVCQKLLRQLPSTPQHCLEARMDFQMPEEMKQAQQFRKEDAILVIYEMLQQIFNILTRDFSSTGWSETIIEDLLEELYEQMNRLEPIQKEIMQKQNSTMGDTTVLHLRKYYFNLVQYLKFKEYNRCAWTVVRVQILRNFSFLTRLTGYLRD